Proteins co-encoded in one Chitinophagales bacterium genomic window:
- a CDS encoding succinylglutamate desuccinylase/aspartoacylase family protein, with amino-acid sequence MDIRNVNKLEIESAPKGEITRFWVKLISDGLGNPINVPVMVARGLKDGPVLGLTAAVHGNELNGIPAIQRLFGELDAKELRGTVVGVPIVNVPSFIRRKRRFNDGTDLNHIMPGKIDGNVSQVYAYRIIHRVIHEFEYLLDLHTASLGRINSHYVRADLSKTMTAKLAELQNAQIVVNDPPSDGTLRGAADEMGICAVTLEVGNPNRFQKRMIRSGLIGIHNVLAYLKMTDDEIEIPEKPTVYCKDSKWIYTDTGGVLTVMPEVTDFVKQGELIATIRNIFGDVMQKYYAPNDGIVIGKSVSPVNQTGGRILHLGTV; translated from the coding sequence ATGGACATTAGAAATGTAAATAAGTTAGAGATTGAAAGTGCTCCAAAAGGTGAAATTACCCGATTTTGGGTAAAATTGATTTCGGACGGATTGGGAAACCCTATCAATGTCCCCGTAATGGTTGCAAGGGGTTTGAAAGATGGCCCTGTTTTGGGTTTAACGGCGGCAGTGCATGGGAATGAGCTAAATGGGATTCCAGCCATTCAGCGGTTGTTTGGAGAATTGGATGCCAAAGAACTACGTGGAACAGTTGTGGGTGTACCAATTGTAAATGTGCCAAGTTTTATTCGCCGCAAACGACGTTTCAATGACGGAACTGACCTTAACCATATTATGCCGGGGAAAATAGACGGCAATGTAAGTCAGGTATATGCTTATCGAATTATTCATCGAGTGATTCATGAGTTTGAATATTTATTGGACTTGCATACAGCAAGTCTTGGGCGTATCAATTCGCATTATGTTCGAGCAGATTTGAGTAAGACCATGACTGCAAAATTAGCCGAATTGCAAAATGCACAAATTGTAGTCAACGATCCCCCTTCTGACGGTACGCTTCGTGGGGCAGCTGATGAAATGGGAATATGTGCTGTTACCCTTGAAGTTGGCAATCCGAACCGTTTTCAAAAACGCATGATTCGCTCTGGATTGATTGGAATTCACAATGTGTTGGCATACTTGAAGATGACAGATGATGAAATTGAAATTCCAGAAAAACCAACTGTTTACTGCAAAGACTCAAAATGGATTTATACAGATACAGGTGGTGTATTAACTGTAATGCCCGAGGTGACAGATTTCGTGAAACAAGGTGAATTGATTGCTACTATACGAAATATTTTTGGCGATGTAATGCAAAAATACTATGCTCCTAATGATGGGATTGTGATTGGCAAAAGCGTGAGTCCTGTAAATCAAACAGGAGGTAGGATATTGCATTTGGGAACGGTTTGA
- a CDS encoding BtpA/SgcQ family protein translates to MTTINRFHQCFQIAKPIIGMIHLQALPNTPNYDGSTTSIIEKATQEAILLQHSGIDALMIENMHDTPYLKGEANPEIVAMMSIIAYKIKQETQIPCGVQVLAGANKSALAIAKAGGLDFVRVEGFVFGHVADEGWIDGCAGELMRYRRHIEGEDILVLTDIKKKHSAHALTADVDIAETAKAAAFFRSDGVIVTGASTGQTADLEEIKEVKAKTEIPVLVGSGVNLQNVEEYLQVADALIVGSYFKKYGHWANELEKERVRRLMERVMKWRKD, encoded by the coding sequence ATGACTACGATCAACCGCTTCCATCAATGTTTTCAAATTGCCAAACCCATCATTGGCATGATACACCTACAAGCTCTTCCCAATACCCCAAATTATGATGGCTCAACAACTTCAATCATCGAAAAGGCAACACAAGAAGCTATTCTTTTGCAGCATTCAGGGATAGATGCCCTTATGATTGAAAATATGCACGATACGCCTTACCTAAAAGGAGAAGCCAATCCAGAAATCGTAGCAATGATGAGCATCATTGCTTACAAAATCAAGCAGGAAACCCAAATCCCCTGTGGTGTGCAAGTATTGGCTGGTGCCAACAAATCGGCATTGGCGATAGCGAAAGCAGGAGGATTGGATTTTGTACGAGTGGAAGGATTCGTATTTGGACATGTAGCAGATGAAGGATGGATAGATGGCTGTGCGGGTGAGTTGATGCGCTATCGGCGACACATTGAAGGTGAAGATATTTTGGTTTTGACCGATATTAAAAAGAAACACAGCGCACATGCTTTGACTGCTGATGTCGACATTGCAGAAACTGCCAAAGCTGCTGCTTTTTTTCGCAGTGACGGAGTGATTGTTACTGGAGCTTCAACAGGTCAAACTGCTGATTTAGAGGAAATAAAAGAAGTGAAGGCTAAAACAGAAATTCCTGTTTTGGTAGGATCAGGGGTCAATTTGCAGAATGTAGAGGAATACTTACAGGTGGCCGATGCCTTGATTGTGGGTTCTTACTTCAAAAAATATGGACATTGGGCGAATGAATTAGAGAAGGAAAGGGTTAGGAGACTTATGGAAAGAGTTATGAAATGGAGAAAAGATTGA
- a CDS encoding glycosyl hydrolase family 18 protein — translation MRTYNYYCLAPLLFLLIFTNTEAQDFEPEEHISIRHEQATFYEENEAESSDVMPFNTFEQLKTSIAPSCSENSGCGMKKQVYGYHPHWMGADAYQRYDFSLLTTFCYFGYDLNAYTGGYRDIHHWQTTQSIDLAKAAGNRVELAVTNFGGTNNFRFLTNKKAWTRLTDTLMKLLDDRNADGVNIDFEGVRREQKASLTEFVQYLSKRLKTERPGSSVTMAVPGLNNYQIYDVATLQDVVDAFIIMGYDYHYSNSKHAGPVAPLKGYLSLETTLRNYICTGVDRAKLILAVPYYGREWQTKSYGVPSNSMAYVSSRTFAEIKSKYEGQYTEKWHIESATPYFVRGKAGDFKQCWFDSKQSIGRKYDLAITEDIGGVGMWALGYDKGHTDLWELLQEKFQVCGEEAKLLFASSQKQRAATTARPPLYKVLIDVYNRLAN, via the coding sequence ATGAGAACTTACAACTATTACTGTTTAGCACCACTACTTTTCCTACTGATTTTTACCAATACCGAAGCCCAAGATTTTGAACCAGAAGAACATATCTCTATTAGACACGAGCAAGCTACGTTCTATGAAGAAAATGAAGCAGAATCTTCTGATGTGATGCCTTTTAACACGTTTGAACAACTCAAAACTTCTATTGCACCTAGTTGTAGTGAAAATTCTGGCTGTGGAATGAAAAAGCAGGTGTATGGTTATCATCCACATTGGATGGGGGCTGATGCATATCAACGCTATGATTTTTCGTTACTTACTACCTTTTGCTATTTTGGCTACGACCTTAATGCCTATACGGGCGGTTATCGAGATATTCACCATTGGCAAACCACACAGTCGATTGATTTGGCGAAAGCTGCGGGTAATCGAGTGGAGTTGGCTGTCACCAATTTTGGAGGAACGAACAATTTTCGCTTTTTAACCAACAAAAAAGCTTGGACTCGATTGACCGATACATTGATGAAATTATTGGATGATAGAAATGCCGATGGGGTAAATATTGACTTTGAAGGAGTACGGCGAGAACAAAAAGCTTCGCTAACCGAATTTGTACAATATCTCTCCAAACGCTTGAAAACAGAACGTCCTGGATCTTCTGTGACGATGGCTGTTCCTGGACTCAACAACTATCAGATTTACGATGTAGCAACTTTGCAAGATGTAGTAGATGCGTTTATCATCATGGGCTACGACTACCATTATTCCAATAGCAAACATGCTGGCCCAGTTGCACCATTGAAGGGATATTTATCTTTAGAAACTACTTTGAGAAACTATATCTGTACAGGAGTAGATAGGGCTAAGCTGATATTAGCAGTTCCTTATTACGGTAGAGAATGGCAGACAAAAAGTTATGGAGTTCCTTCCAATAGTATGGCTTATGTGAGTTCCCGTACTTTTGCAGAAATCAAATCGAAATACGAGGGACAATACACCGAAAAATGGCATATCGAAAGTGCAACACCTTATTTTGTAAGAGGCAAAGCTGGAGATTTCAAGCAGTGTTGGTTTGACAGCAAACAAAGTATTGGAAGAAAATATGATTTGGCGATTACCGAAGATATTGGAGGAGTAGGTATGTGGGCTTTGGGTTATGACAAAGGTCATACAGATTTATGGGAATTGCTGCAAGAAAAATTTCAAGTATGTGGAGAAGAGGCAAAATTGCTGTTTGCTTCCTCTCAAAAACAGAGAGCCGCCACTACAGCCCGCCCACCACTGTATAAAGTGCTAATTGATGTTTACAATCGATTGGCAAACTGA
- a CDS encoding PKD domain-containing protein: MKQLLLLSFCLLFSICNYAGVGVGSTHVNESEIVADINIVETAATAFLDRAPIYDKDVCKLDMLFDLTIEGLTVTFKNKAVGEYSNVEWTFGDGAISETKDIQHTYKKSGIYYFTVMIHNTSTGCIDFIGGNYYLQATNQLHNPQKITQEEVNQSKILNLE; encoded by the coding sequence ATGAAACAATTACTCCTACTTTCTTTCTGTTTATTGTTCAGTATATGCAATTATGCTGGAGTTGGTGTCGGAAGTACTCATGTAAATGAAAGCGAAATAGTTGCAGATATCAATATCGTAGAAACTGCTGCAACAGCTTTTTTGGATCGTGCGCCAATTTACGACAAAGATGTTTGCAAATTAGATATGTTGTTTGACCTCACGATTGAAGGCTTAACTGTAACATTCAAAAACAAAGCCGTAGGCGAATATTCTAATGTAGAATGGACATTTGGTGATGGAGCAATCTCAGAAACCAAAGATATTCAACATACCTACAAAAAATCAGGAATTTATTATTTCACAGTGATGATTCACAATACATCAACAGGTTGTATCGATTTTATTGGCGGAAATTACTATTTACAAGCGACCAATCAATTGCACAATCCACAAAAAATCACACAAGAGGAAGTCAATCAATCCAAGATTTTAAACCTTGAATAA
- a CDS encoding polyprenyl synthetase family protein — translation MKHLFDIFIKSLEEHSAAKPPFNLYEPVDYLLQLGGKRVRPVLCLMACELFDTDVKKALAPAIGIEYFHNFTLAHDDIMDAAPLRRGKETMHTKYNLNTAILSGDVMFAKAYSYICQVDSSILGLVLQTFNQTAIEVCEGQQYDMDFETLPVTEVSVEDYLKMIELKTAVLIAASLKIGALVGGASIEEAQNLYEFGRLAGIAFQLQDDILDTYSTDENFGKQVGGDIIQNKKTFLLLEAVNLADEKNRNNILHCISLQNFDKEEKINTIKNIFNLLKIKEKAEKLMESYYQKACEHLDATKLSMKKKQSLLTFIDYLMKRKQ, via the coding sequence ATGAAACACTTATTTGATATATTTATAAAATCCTTAGAAGAACACAGTGCTGCTAAACCTCCCTTCAATCTGTATGAGCCTGTCGACTATCTGCTGCAATTGGGCGGAAAAAGAGTGCGTCCTGTGTTGTGTCTGATGGCTTGTGAACTGTTTGACACAGATGTTAAAAAAGCTCTCGCACCTGCAATAGGCATTGAGTACTTTCACAATTTCACGCTTGCACATGATGATATTATGGATGCTGCTCCCCTACGACGTGGCAAGGAAACGATGCACACGAAATACAACTTAAATACTGCAATTTTGTCGGGTGATGTGATGTTTGCCAAAGCCTATAGCTATATCTGTCAAGTAGATTCTTCTATTCTTGGACTTGTACTTCAAACATTTAACCAAACGGCCATTGAAGTATGTGAGGGGCAACAATACGATATGGATTTTGAAACCTTGCCTGTAACGGAAGTAAGTGTGGAAGATTACCTCAAAATGATAGAATTGAAAACAGCCGTATTAATTGCTGCAAGCCTGAAAATTGGAGCCTTAGTGGGCGGTGCTTCAATTGAGGAAGCTCAAAATTTGTACGAATTTGGGCGATTGGCAGGCATTGCATTTCAGCTACAAGACGACATTTTGGATACCTATAGCACGGATGAAAATTTTGGAAAGCAAGTTGGCGGTGATATCATTCAAAATAAAAAAACCTTTCTCCTTTTGGAAGCGGTAAATCTGGCTGACGAGAAAAATAGGAATAATATATTGCACTGTATTTCTCTTCAAAATTTCGACAAAGAAGAAAAAATAAATACAATAAAAAACATATTCAACTTATTGAAAATAAAAGAAAAAGCAGAGAAATTAATGGAATCTTACTACCAAAAAGCTTGCGAACATTTGGATGCAACTAAGCTAAGTATGAAAAAAAAACAATCTCTTCTCACATTTATTGACTATTTAATGAAGAGAAAACAATAA
- a CDS encoding stage II sporulation protein M has translation MREPAFIKKNKDKWQRFEALLDKKERTVTPDEQATLFIQITDDLSYAKTFYPKSSITQYLNTLAAKVHQSIYRNKKEESSRIVQFWKYELPMVMYEVRHKLLYAVLIFGIAVAIGVISSANDATFVRLILGDGYVNMTLDNIEKGDPMGVYKHMEQMEMWVYIAWNNVRVSFMAFIFGVFLSFGTGLVLLQNGIMLGAFQYFFYQKGLFLTSFLTIWIHGTLEISAIVIAGCAGFVMGNSILFPKTYSRRQSFLIGAKKGLKIIVGLIPIFILAAFFEGFVTRLTEMPDLLKLTIILISLAFVIWYFVVYPKHLMTLGERAEELETRV, from the coding sequence ATGCGAGAACCTGCTTTTATCAAAAAAAATAAAGATAAATGGCAACGTTTTGAAGCCTTATTAGATAAGAAAGAACGTACTGTAACTCCCGATGAGCAAGCTACGCTTTTTATCCAAATTACCGATGACCTTTCTTATGCCAAAACTTTTTACCCAAAAAGTTCGATCACACAGTATTTGAATACTTTGGCAGCAAAAGTACACCAGTCTATCTACCGAAACAAAAAAGAGGAAAGCAGTCGAATTGTTCAATTTTGGAAATACGAATTGCCGATGGTCATGTACGAAGTACGCCACAAACTGCTGTATGCTGTATTGATTTTTGGCATTGCCGTTGCGATTGGAGTGATTTCGAGTGCCAACGATGCCACATTTGTGCGATTGATTTTGGGAGATGGTTATGTCAATATGACTCTTGACAACATAGAAAAAGGCGACCCAATGGGTGTTTACAAACACATGGAGCAAATGGAAATGTGGGTATATATTGCATGGAACAATGTGAGAGTTTCGTTCATGGCATTTATTTTTGGTGTATTTCTGTCATTTGGAACAGGTCTTGTGCTACTCCAAAATGGGATTATGCTTGGGGCATTTCAGTATTTTTTCTACCAAAAAGGACTATTTCTCACCTCTTTTCTCACAATCTGGATACATGGCACACTCGAAATATCAGCGATAGTCATTGCAGGTTGTGCAGGTTTTGTGATGGGCAACAGCATTTTATTTCCCAAAACTTATTCGAGGCGACAGTCTTTCTTGATAGGTGCTAAAAAAGGCTTGAAAATAATTGTAGGTTTGATTCCCATATTTATCTTAGCAGCCTTTTTTGAAGGATTTGTTACAAGATTGACCGAAATGCCTGATTTGTTAAAGCTAACGATTATCTTGATTTCTTTGGCTTTTGTGATTTGGTATTTTGTGGTTTATCCGAAGCATTTGATGACTTTAGGTGAGAGAGCAGAGGAATTAGAAACGAGAGTTTAA
- a CDS encoding RDD family protein — protein MERISIDTTQNVAIEYEAAGLGDRFIAGLIDYLILGMYLLGMLYFIDIISSALPQWAIILIFIFPVWLYHLLCELFMNGQSIGKRQMNIKVININGLPVSFGSYFIRWLFRLIDVFMTFGGLAVLTIVMNGKGQRLGDMAAGTAVVSLKSRKKLSDTLFEFTDENYQVTFKQVQNLTDKDVSLIKEIMNDAKQTSNNQVILALVAKLKKLLDIESSLPARIFLETILKDYNHLNS, from the coding sequence ATGGAAAGAATTAGTATTGATACAACACAAAATGTGGCGATAGAATACGAAGCCGCAGGACTAGGAGACCGTTTTATTGCAGGTTTGATTGATTACCTCATCTTAGGAATGTATTTATTGGGTATGCTCTATTTCATAGACATTATTTCAAGCGCATTACCCCAATGGGCCATTATTTTGATATTTATCTTTCCAGTTTGGTTGTATCATCTTCTTTGTGAGTTGTTTATGAATGGGCAGAGTATTGGTAAACGACAAATGAACATCAAAGTAATCAATATCAATGGACTACCCGTATCGTTTGGTAGTTATTTTATTCGCTGGTTGTTTCGTTTGATTGACGTGTTTATGACCTTTGGAGGTTTGGCAGTATTGACCATCGTAATGAATGGCAAAGGTCAAAGATTGGGGGACATGGCAGCAGGTACGGCAGTCGTTAGTCTCAAATCTCGTAAAAAGCTATCCGATACACTATTTGAATTTACCGATGAAAACTATCAAGTGACCTTCAAACAAGTACAAAACCTAACCGATAAGGATGTGTCGCTTATCAAAGAAATCATGAACGATGCCAAACAGACTAGCAATAACCAAGTTATATTAGCTCTGGTCGCTAAATTGAAAAAACTATTGGATATAGAAAGCAGTTTACCTGCTCGTATTTTCTTGGAAACAATTCTCAAGGACTACAATCACCTCAATTCCTAA
- a CDS encoding FAD:protein FMN transferase → MKLFAIKFLFLLMLTSFYAHATFAEGIQWYTDIEVAKQEAEKTQNPILVVFSGSDWCKPCMKLKQEVLTSSEFEEYASQNLILVEADFPAQKKNRLSDEQTAHNDKLAETYNPNGVFPSMILLDHTGKKLGGMGYKKDFEIKDYIAYFSSFSKMGMNSEGMNSEKETNKTHTKVLKLMGSRFEVSAIQEDEQLAWDAINAGIAEITRIENLISSWKEDSETSEINRKAGIEPVKVDKELYDLIHRALRVSKLTDGAFDISFASLEKVWKFDGSMTELPSKEAIAASVAKINYHNIILDDETQTVFLKEEGMRIGFGAIGKGYAANRAKKIMQEMGIENGLVNAGGDLIGWGEQEDGTVWKIGIADPQEKDKIFSWLSIVNQSVVTSGNYEKFAMIDGTRYAHIIDPRTGMPVTGLKSVTVICPDAELADALATSIFVLGEGAGINLVNQLKGIECLLVTDENEIKTSEHLALNYYE, encoded by the coding sequence ATGAAATTATTTGCAATAAAATTTTTGTTTTTGTTAATGCTGACCAGCTTCTATGCTCATGCAACATTTGCAGAAGGAATCCAATGGTACACCGATATTGAAGTCGCAAAACAAGAAGCCGAAAAAACGCAGAACCCCATTTTAGTAGTTTTTTCAGGCTCAGATTGGTGCAAACCCTGTATGAAATTGAAGCAAGAAGTATTGACCTCCTCCGAGTTTGAAGAATATGCTTCTCAAAATCTAATATTGGTCGAAGCCGATTTTCCAGCTCAAAAAAAGAACCGATTGAGTGATGAACAAACGGCACACAATGACAAATTGGCCGAAACGTACAATCCAAATGGTGTTTTTCCTTCAATGATTCTCCTCGACCACACTGGCAAAAAACTGGGAGGAATGGGCTACAAAAAAGACTTTGAAATAAAGGATTACATAGCCTACTTTTCTAGTTTCTCCAAAATGGGCATGAACTCCGAAGGCATGAACTCCGAAAAGGAGACCAACAAAACCCACACCAAGGTATTGAAGTTGATGGGATCTCGTTTTGAAGTGTCTGCTATTCAGGAAGATGAGCAGTTGGCATGGGATGCTATCAATGCAGGTATTGCAGAAATCACCCGCATCGAAAACCTTATTTCTTCATGGAAAGAAGATTCCGAAACCAGTGAAATCAACCGCAAAGCAGGCATTGAGCCTGTGAAGGTCGACAAAGAACTTTATGATTTGATTCACAGAGCATTGAGGGTTTCTAAACTGACGGATGGAGCTTTTGACATCAGTTTTGCATCCTTGGAGAAGGTATGGAAGTTTGATGGTTCGATGACCGAACTGCCAAGTAAAGAAGCAATTGCAGCATCCGTAGCTAAAATCAATTACCACAACATTATTTTGGATGATGAAACACAAACGGTTTTCTTGAAGGAAGAAGGCATGAGGATTGGTTTTGGTGCAATCGGTAAAGGATATGCCGCTAATCGGGCGAAGAAAATCATGCAAGAAATGGGTATTGAAAATGGATTGGTTAATGCGGGAGGCGATTTGATTGGTTGGGGAGAACAAGAAGATGGAACGGTTTGGAAAATCGGAATTGCAGATCCACAAGAAAAGGACAAAATTTTTTCGTGGCTGAGTATTGTCAATCAAAGCGTAGTGACTTCGGGAAACTACGAAAAATTTGCGATGATTGACGGAACTCGCTATGCTCATATCATTGACCCTCGTACAGGTATGCCTGTTACGGGCTTAAAAAGCGTAACCGTTATTTGCCCCGATGCAGAATTGGCGGATGCTCTGGCGACTTCCATTTTTGTATTGGGTGAAGGTGCGGGCATCAATTTGGTGAATCAATTGAAGGGCATTGAGTGTTTGTTGGTGACAGATGAAAATGAAATCAAAACCTCTGAACATTTGGCTCTTAATTATTATGAGTGA
- a CDS encoding DUF4266 domain-containing protein codes for MKLLKIFIFCCFAIQFTSSCVSVKEYQKMYLNDEDMKLSKRKVEMYETNFQTYREGASGANGGKVGGGCGCN; via the coding sequence ATGAAACTACTCAAAATATTTATTTTCTGTTGCTTTGCGATTCAATTCACAAGTTCCTGTGTATCCGTCAAAGAATACCAAAAAATGTACCTCAACGATGAAGACATGAAGCTGAGTAAACGCAAAGTAGAAATGTATGAAACCAATTTTCAGACCTACCGAGAAGGAGCTTCTGGCGCGAATGGAGGGAAAGTAGGAGGCGGTTGTGGCTGCAATTAG
- a CDS encoding DUF3570 domain-containing protein, giving the protein MNLATILCDKARTLKSFYTLIVVVLLASQTSMGQSTPDPTIDNSSTQIDAPTKQLEEAEMNILFSYYSQDGNHSPVTGGIGTESLQDYTSTIIVNLPLNEKSKMDITAGFDFYSSASTDNIDTRISSASSSDSRIYFNVGYSRLVPDKNKSFGVMIGGSREYDVTSLQGGLNFSKASKDNNREISLAAQAFFDTWDLIYPIELRNQGALLNTNIRQSYNLSATYSQVINKRMQIAFNPEVTYQTGLLSTPFHRVYFLEQQQAKIEQLPDTRLKIPLGLRINYYLSDKILLRSYYRYYSDDWGITGHTASLEIPFKINRFFSIYPHYRYYTQTAADYFKPYKEHSLSDTFYTSDYDLSAFSSQQYGVGVHYSPLNGIGRMKMLKLGKKPANILLFKSIDLRGTLYDRSDGLKAWLISLDMGFTF; this is encoded by the coding sequence ATGAATTTAGCAACCATTCTGTGTGATAAAGCACGTACTCTCAAAAGCTTTTATACTCTTATTGTTGTCGTATTATTGGCATCCCAAACCTCAATGGGTCAAAGCACTCCTGACCCCACAATTGATAATTCTTCAACGCAAATAGATGCTCCAACCAAACAATTGGAAGAAGCGGAGATGAATATTTTGTTTAGCTATTACAGTCAAGATGGCAATCATTCACCCGTGACAGGTGGAATAGGAACAGAATCGTTGCAGGATTATACTTCGACCATCATTGTCAATTTGCCTCTAAATGAAAAAAGCAAAATGGACATTACCGCAGGTTTTGATTTTTATTCCTCTGCTTCAACGGACAACATTGACACCCGTATTTCTTCTGCTTCAAGCAGTGATTCGCGGATTTACTTCAATGTGGGATATTCACGCCTTGTGCCAGACAAAAACAAGAGTTTCGGAGTAATGATTGGTGGATCCAGAGAATATGACGTTACTTCGCTTCAAGGTGGATTGAATTTCAGCAAAGCGTCTAAGGACAACAACCGAGAAATAAGCCTTGCAGCACAAGCATTTTTTGATACTTGGGACTTGATTTATCCCATCGAATTGCGGAATCAAGGTGCTTTGCTCAACACCAATATCCGACAGTCCTACAACCTATCGGCAACGTACTCGCAAGTAATTAATAAGCGAATGCAAATCGCTTTCAATCCAGAAGTTACCTATCAAACAGGTTTGTTGTCCACACCTTTTCACCGTGTGTATTTTTTAGAACAGCAACAAGCCAAAATCGAACAATTGCCCGATACCCGTCTCAAAATTCCGTTGGGATTGCGAATCAACTACTACTTATCTGACAAAATTTTGTTGAGAAGTTACTACCGTTATTATTCCGATGATTGGGGTATCACAGGACATACAGCTAGCCTTGAAATTCCCTTCAAAATCAATCGCTTTTTCTCCATTTACCCCCACTATCGTTACTATACACAGACGGCTGCGGATTACTTCAAACCTTACAAAGAACACAGTCTATCCGATACTTTCTATACTTCGGATTACGATCTTTCGGCGTTCAGCAGTCAGCAATATGGTGTAGGCGTTCACTATTCACCTCTCAACGGTATTGGACGTATGAAAATGCTCAAATTGGGTAAAAAACCTGCCAATATCTTGTTGTTCAAAAGCATTGACCTACGAGGTACTTTGTATGACAGAAGTGACGGATTGAAGGCATGGTTGATTAGTTTGGATATGGGATTTACCTTTTAA
- a CDS encoding DUF4377 domain-containing protein translates to MNLLPIVFVFLIACSSANVSDTSSSQEPAKENTTAMPESDVPSTKANTTTLWISHYQVPCVGEGDVSLCYLAQEGPSIVEDNWEYFYDVIQGFDDYELGNVYQLKVNKTERKSPIPEDAGGFEYSLVEITAKEKADANTTFTLPLRMEPSALPFIMKKPEGDDYYLLDYTKVNLADKTLKTDLEKAIKGNSTFAGIFEHTSDPNTILLKSLEVD, encoded by the coding sequence ATGAATTTATTACCAATAGTTTTTGTTTTTTTAATAGCATGTAGTAGTGCCAATGTATCAGATACTTCTTCAAGTCAAGAACCTGCAAAAGAGAACACTACTGCAATGCCCGAAAGTGATGTTCCCTCTACTAAAGCAAATACAACGACCTTGTGGATATCACATTATCAAGTGCCTTGTGTAGGCGAAGGCGATGTTTCTTTATGTTACTTGGCCCAAGAAGGCCCATCTATTGTAGAAGATAATTGGGAGTATTTTTACGATGTTATCCAAGGTTTCGACGACTATGAATTGGGCAATGTGTACCAATTGAAGGTCAACAAAACCGAACGAAAATCACCCATTCCCGAAGATGCAGGCGGTTTTGAGTATTCACTGGTAGAAATAACAGCCAAAGAAAAGGCTGATGCAAATACTACTTTCACCTTACCTCTTAGAATGGAACCTTCCGCCTTGCCTTTTATTATGAAAAAACCAGAGGGTGACGATTACTACCTACTTGATTACACCAAAGTAAACTTAGCAGACAAGACACTGAAAACGGATTTGGAAAAAGCCATCAAAGGAAATAGCACCTTTGCAGGAATTTTTGAGCATACGAGTGACCCTAACACCATTTTGTTGAAGAGTTTGGAAGTGGACTAA